A stretch of the Vitis riparia cultivar Riparia Gloire de Montpellier isolate 1030 chromosome 13, EGFV_Vit.rip_1.0, whole genome shotgun sequence genome encodes the following:
- the LOC117929368 gene encoding annexin D3-like isoform X2 encodes MRMASLRLPDSIPSPAQDSERLSLALQGREVDEKVIVWILGHRNAIQRKQIKDTYQQLYKESIIDHLQSKLSGVLKTAMILWMNEAPERDAILANNALTRKRKKINQLQVLVEIACASSPNHLMAVRQAYCSLYECSLEEDITSNISTSLQKLLVGLVSSYRDDRELVDFNLAKSEAAKLHEAIEKNQLDHDDVVWILTTRNFFQLRATFVCYKQGYEVAIDQAINRSGNGDLGSILRGVILCIVSLEKHFAEQTKHSKINVVLPFVSQFRCAHKQLLNVC; translated from the exons ATGAGAATGGCTTCACTTAGACTGCCTGATTCAATTCCTTCTCCAGCCCAAGATAGTGAGAGACTTAGTCTAGCTTTacaag GGAGAGAAGTGGATGAAAAAGTGATAGTATGGATATTGGGACACAGGAATGCAATCCAAAGGAAGCAGATCAAAGACACTTATCAACAGCTTTATAAAGAGTCCATCATCGATCATCTTCAATCTAAACTTTCTGGTGTGCTCAAG ACAGCAATGATCTTGTGGATGAATGAAGCCCCCGAAAGGGATGCGATATTGGCAAACAATGCCTTGAcaaggaagaggaagaaaataaatcagTTGCAGGTATTGGTAGAGATAGCATGTGCATCATCCCCGAACCATCTAATGGCAGTGAGGCAGGCTTACTGCTCTTTATATGAATGCTCTCTGGAAGAAGACATCACATCCAACATCTCAACTTCTCTCCAAAAG CTTCTAGTGGGTCTAGTGAGCTCATACAGGGATGATAGAGAATTGGTGGACTTTAATCTTGCAAAATCTGAGGCAGCTAAGCTACATGAAGCCATTGAAAAGAACCAATTAGATCATGATGATGTTGTGTGGATACTGACAACAAGGAATTTCTTTCAACTTAGAGCAACTTTTGTGTGCTACAAGCAAGGCTACGAAGTTGCTATTGATCAG GCCATTAATAGAAGTGGAAATGGTGATTTGGGCTCTATATTGCGAGGAGTAATTTTGTGCATTGTTTCCCTAGAGAAACATTTTGCTGAG CAAACCAAACACAGCAAGATTAATGTGGTTTTGCCATTTGTGAGTCAATTTAGGTGTGCACATAAACAACTTCTAAACGTTTGTTGA
- the LOC117929368 gene encoding annexin D3-like isoform X1: MRMASLRLPDSIPSPAQDSERLSLALQGREVDEKVIVWILGHRNAIQRKQIKDTYQQLYKESIIDHLQSKLSGVLKTAMILWMNEAPERDAILANNALTRKRKKINQLQVLVEIACASSPNHLMAVRQAYCSLYECSLEEDITSNISTSLQKLLVGLVSSYRDDRELVDFNLAKSEAAKLHEAIEKNQLDHDDVVWILTTRNFFQLRATFVCYKQGYEVAIDQAINRSGNGDLGSILRGVILCIVSLEKHFAEVIRASTGGYWTRDEDSLTRAIVTRAEIDMTKIKEEYFKMNNTSLDDVVRRDASGVNKSFLMALIGAKI; encoded by the exons ATGAGAATGGCTTCACTTAGACTGCCTGATTCAATTCCTTCTCCAGCCCAAGATAGTGAGAGACTTAGTCTAGCTTTacaag GGAGAGAAGTGGATGAAAAAGTGATAGTATGGATATTGGGACACAGGAATGCAATCCAAAGGAAGCAGATCAAAGACACTTATCAACAGCTTTATAAAGAGTCCATCATCGATCATCTTCAATCTAAACTTTCTGGTGTGCTCAAG ACAGCAATGATCTTGTGGATGAATGAAGCCCCCGAAAGGGATGCGATATTGGCAAACAATGCCTTGAcaaggaagaggaagaaaataaatcagTTGCAGGTATTGGTAGAGATAGCATGTGCATCATCCCCGAACCATCTAATGGCAGTGAGGCAGGCTTACTGCTCTTTATATGAATGCTCTCTGGAAGAAGACATCACATCCAACATCTCAACTTCTCTCCAAAAG CTTCTAGTGGGTCTAGTGAGCTCATACAGGGATGATAGAGAATTGGTGGACTTTAATCTTGCAAAATCTGAGGCAGCTAAGCTACATGAAGCCATTGAAAAGAACCAATTAGATCATGATGATGTTGTGTGGATACTGACAACAAGGAATTTCTTTCAACTTAGAGCAACTTTTGTGTGCTACAAGCAAGGCTACGAAGTTGCTATTGATCAG GCCATTAATAGAAGTGGAAATGGTGATTTGGGCTCTATATTGCGAGGAGTAATTTTGTGCATTGTTTCCCTAGAGAAACATTTTGCTGAG GTCATTAGAGCCTCCACTGGTGGGTACTGGACTAGAGATGAAGATTCATTGACAAGAGCAATTGTGACTCGGGCTGAAATTGATATGACGAAAATCAAAGAAGAGTACTTCAAAATGAACAACACCAGTCTCGATGATGTAGTTAGACGTGATGCATCAGGGGTTAACAAAAGCTTCTTGATGGCcttgattggagccaaaatttGA